Within Acidimicrobiales bacterium, the genomic segment ATCGGCGACTTGTGGCGCAGTCACGGCCGACGGTTGTTGCGCTATTCGGCCGTATCCGTGTTCAACGTGGTGTTCGGTCAGACCCTGCTGGTGCTGGCATTCAGTGGATGGCGGTGGAGTCACACGGCCTCCAACGTCTTCGCCGTGGCCGTCTCCGCAGGGCCCGCATACCTGCTGAGCCGAAAGTACGTCTGGGAGAAGCACGGAAGCCATCACCTGACCCGAGAAGTGATCCCGTTCTGGGCTCTGGCGTTTGCCGGGCTGCTGCTCTCGACGGCTTCGGCGTGGCTGGTGGGGCGGTGGTCGCACCGCCAGATCTTCCTGAACCTGGCCAACCTCGCCTCGTTCGGGTTCGTCTGGCTGTTCAAGTTCGTCGTGCTGGACAGGTATCTGTTCGGAGGCGAGCGTCTCACCGACGATCCGCTCGACGCTCTCGTCGACGACCTCCTGAGCCCCGATGACCGTTGAACCCCCCCAGCAGGGTTCCGAGCTGCCTCGTGAGACGACGGTCGATCTCGACCGGCGGCTCGACGAGCGGCTCGCCGAATGTGCTCGCCGAGCCAAGGGTTTCATGCCCGAGGTAGAGGGGCTCGCTCTCTACAGAGCCGCGATCTCCCTTCCAGGTCTGTTCGGTAAGGGGCTCCCGGGTCCCATGCTCGAGATCGGCACCTACTGCGGCAAGTCGTCCGTGTACCTGGGTGCGGCGGCGCGGGTGGTGGGCACCATCCTGTTCACCGTCGACCATCACCGGGGTTCGGAGGAGTGTCAGCCGGGCTGGGAGCACCACGACCCAGAGGTCGTAGATCCGCTGACCGGCCGCATGGACACCCTTCCGCACTTCCGCAGGACGATCGAGGAGGCCGGACTCGAGGACGTGGTCGTGGCGGTCGTCGGCGAATCTCACACGGTCGCACGGCACTGGTCGACGCCGCTGGCGTTCCTCTTCATCGACGGCGGGCACGGGCGAGACGTCGCTCACGGGGACTACGAATCCTGGACGCCAAAGGTGGTGCCGGGCGGCCTTCTCGCCATACACGACGTGTTCGAAGACCCGGCCGAAGGTGGCAGACCGCCGTTCGAGATCTATCAGAGAGCGCTTCGTGACGGCTTCGACGAACTGTCGCGGACAGGATCTCTGCGCGTCCTACGCAGGCACGCCTGATGACCGCTCGGCAGTCCACCCGGTTCACAGAGGATCTTCTGCGGTTTCTTCTATCACCTCGGGGAGAGACTCTTCGACGAACAGGCCGCTCGCCGGTGTAGCGCCCGAGAGGGCGTCGGCTGCGAGGATCACCGCGGCTGCGGTGTACGTGGACTTCTCGTCGCCTGGGAAGTGGACCTGTTCGGGGTAGACGATCCCCGTCCAGTACTGTCCGTCGTCGGCGCGGAAGTTCTGCGTCCACTCGAACATCTCCGCCGCAAGGCGCCACTCCCCGACTCGCGCCGCCGCCATCAGGCATTCACAGGTCTCGGCAGCCGTCACCCAGGGCCGGTCGGCCACGCAGCGTACGCCACGGCCCTGCATCACGAACGTGGACCAGCGTTCACGGAGCCGTTCCCAGCCCTCCTCGCCTCGGAACACTCCTGTAAGGACTGGGTAGTACCAGTCCATGGCCCACCGACGCTTCGGCGCGAAGGCCTCATCGGTCTGGTATCGGATCACTCGCCACAGTGAGGCAGCCGACAGCTCCCAGTCCGGTCGTTCGTCCCCGACTTCTTCGGCGGTTGCTATCGCACATCTGAGGCTGTGGAAGATGCTCGAGCAACCTGTCAGCAGGGCGAAGGACCACGGCGTCCCGTCGGCGTGGCGTGCCCATATGATCTCGCCGCGGGGAGTCTGGAGGTCGAGCACGAAGTCGATCGCCTTTCGCACGACCGGCCACATGGTCTCCAAGAATCCCCGGTCACGGTGGATGAGCCAGTGGTGCCACACTCCGGTCGCCACGTAGGCGATGGTGTTGGAGTCGAGCTTGTCGTGCTCTACTCGGTCGGCGAGGTAGTACTGGTGCCAACTGCCGTCGGGCCGCTGCGCGTCGTGCAGCCACCAGAACGCCCGCTCCGCCTCTTCTCTCAGGCCGACCGTGTTGAGCGCCATCGCTGCTTCGACGTGGTTCCAGGGGTCGGCGTGCCCTCCCGGGAACCACGGGATCATCCCCGACGGGAGCTGGCATGCCGCGATCGCTTCCCCCGTGCGTCTCAAGTCGTCGGCCGAGAGCACTCCGTGGACTTCGGGGAGTCCACCGCCACCGGGCCGCCCACGCGGCCGCGAGTCACGCGGCTTCACGCCGCACCCCTGTCGCTTGCGCTGCTACCGGCGAACCCGAGCTGCGGACTCGCGCACCACTCACGGGGCGTGTCGCATAGACGACCAGGCTCTTGCCCAGGAAGGGGTTCAGCAGGGTCTCCGCGATGCGGAGAGAAACCGGTCCCCGCTCGATGTCCCAGACGAGGAGGCGGTGATATGCCCTGACGAGAGGATTGGTGTCGTTCTGCGGACCCACCGCACAGCGCAACCACCAGTAGGGCGTGTGCAAGCCGTGGGCCTTGTGGGACGACCGGGGCTCCAGGCCGACTGTGCGAAGCTTCGCCGTCAACTCGGCGGAGGTGTAGATCCGCAGGTGTCCGCCCGGCTCGGCTGGTGCGTGATAGGCGTCGCTCAGGGCCCAGCAGACACGCTCCGGAAACCAGGCAGGTACCGTAACTGCGATCGTCCCT encodes:
- a CDS encoding prenyltransferase encodes the protein MKPRDSRPRGRPGGGGLPEVHGVLSADDLRRTGEAIAACQLPSGMIPWFPGGHADPWNHVEAAMALNTVGLREEAERAFWWLHDAQRPDGSWHQYYLADRVEHDKLDSNTIAYVATGVWHHWLIHRDRGFLETMWPVVRKAIDFVLDLQTPRGEIIWARHADGTPWSFALLTGCSSIFHSLRCAIATAEEVGDERPDWELSAASLWRVIRYQTDEAFAPKRRWAMDWYYPVLTGVFRGEEGWERLRERWSTFVMQGRGVRCVADRPWVTAAETCECLMAAARVGEWRLAAEMFEWTQNFRADDGQYWTGIVYPEQVHFPGDEKSTYTAAAVILAADALSGATPASGLFVEESLPEVIEETAEDPL
- a CDS encoding methyltransferase, which produces MLTVRYDRLGLRPGQRLLDLGCGFGRHAFEARRRGAHVVACDISSEELRRVAATFEAMHLAGEVVPGTMGACVQADATRLPFADATFDRIIAAEVLEHVPDDLAALSELARVLRPGGTIAVTVPAWFPERVCWALSDAYHAPAEPGGHLRIYTSAELTAKLRTVGLEPRSSHKAHGLHTPYWWLRCAVGPQNDTNPLVRAYHRLLVWDIERGPVSLRIAETLLNPFLGKSLVVYATRPVSGARVRSSGSPVAAQATGVRREAA